The Streptomyces cyanogenus DNA segment TGGTGGTGTAGACCACAGACGCTGCCGTCCCCTTCCATGGTTCCCGGGCGGCGCCTTGCCTATGGAGGAAGTTGTGACCACGGCCAGCGCCGCTCCCGCGGCCGAGAAGAAGAAGGGCGCCGGCGCGATGGCGGTGCTGCAGCGCATCGGTCGCAGCCTGATGCTGCCGGTGGCCGTCCTGCCGGCCGCCGCCCTGCTGGTGCGCCTCGGCAACACCGACATGCTGGGCCGCCCCTCCTTCCCCACGTTCCTGACCAAGATCGCCTCCTTCATGGCGGCCGGCGGCAACGCGATCCTCGACAACATGGCGCTGCTGTTCGCCGTGGGCATCGCGATCGGCTTCGCGAAGAAGTCGGACGGTTCCACGGCCCTCGCGGCGGTCGTCGGCTATCTCGTCTTCAAGAACGTGCTCGGCACCTTCACCGACAAGAACCTGCCGAAGGTCGCGACCGTCGTCGACGGCAAGATCGTCATGCAGAGCGCCCCGGTGGACGCCAAGGTCCTCGGCGGTGTGGTGATGGGCATCGTGGTGGCCCTGCTCTACCAGCGCTTCTACCGCACCAAGCTGCCCGACTGGGCGGGCTTCTTCGGCGGCCGCCGGCTCGTCCCGATCCTGTCGGCCTTCGCCGGCCTGCTCATCGGCATCGTCCTCGGTTACATCTGGCCGGTCCTCGGCACGGGCCTGCACAGCTTCGGCGAGTGGCTGGTCAAGTCGGGCGCGGTCGGCGCCGGCATCTTCGGTGTCGCCAACCGCGCGCTGATCCCGATCGGCATGCACCACCTGCTCAACTCGTTCCCGTGGTTCCAGGCGGGCGAGTACCACGGCAAGAGCGGTGACATCGCGCGCTTCCTGGCCGGCGACCCGCACGCGGGCCAGTTCATGACCGGCTTCTTCCCGATCATGATGTTCGCGCTGCCGGCCGCGTGCCTGGCCATCGTCCACTGCGCCCGGCCCGAGCGCCGGCAGGTCGTCGGCGGCATGATGTTCTCGCTCGCGCTGACGTCCTTCGTCACCGGCGTCACCGAGCCCATCGAGTTCACCTTCATGTTCATCGCGCCGGTCCTGTACGCGATCCACGCGGTCCTCACCGGTGTCTCGCTGGCGCTGACCTGGGCTCTGGGCATGAAGGACGGCTTCGGCTTCTCGGCGGGCGCGGTCGACTTCGGGCTGAACCTGGGCATCGCCAGCAACCCGTGGGGGCTGGTCCTGGTCGGCCTGTGCTTCGCGGTGGTCTACTACGTGGTCTTCCGCTTCGCGATCACCAGGTTCAACCTGCCGACACCGGGCCGCGAGTCCGACGAGGAGCTGGCGGACCTGCAGAAGGCCGAGGCGAAGTAGCCAGGCACCGCGAGGGCCCCGGAACCGGAGTTCCGGGGCCCTTTCGTCTGTCCGGCGTCAGATCTCGTACGTGCCCCGCGGCGCGGCCAGT contains these protein-coding regions:
- a CDS encoding PTS transporter subunit EIIC; the protein is MTTASAAPAAEKKKGAGAMAVLQRIGRSLMLPVAVLPAAALLVRLGNTDMLGRPSFPTFLTKIASFMAAGGNAILDNMALLFAVGIAIGFAKKSDGSTALAAVVGYLVFKNVLGTFTDKNLPKVATVVDGKIVMQSAPVDAKVLGGVVMGIVVALLYQRFYRTKLPDWAGFFGGRRLVPILSAFAGLLIGIVLGYIWPVLGTGLHSFGEWLVKSGAVGAGIFGVANRALIPIGMHHLLNSFPWFQAGEYHGKSGDIARFLAGDPHAGQFMTGFFPIMMFALPAACLAIVHCARPERRQVVGGMMFSLALTSFVTGVTEPIEFTFMFIAPVLYAIHAVLTGVSLALTWALGMKDGFGFSAGAVDFGLNLGIASNPWGLVLVGLCFAVVYYVVFRFAITRFNLPTPGRESDEELADLQKAEAK